A genome region from Brassica oleracea var. oleracea cultivar TO1000 chromosome C2, BOL, whole genome shotgun sequence includes the following:
- the LOC106327491 gene encoding uncharacterized protein At5g39865 gives MGCVSSKPVKKKLVREIRVNNGGDHIVSLTSTTYGHLDVQQRAETSPKGDDFESERRSNAQREDPEIINTWELMEDLEDSTKVSPKSRGIFGKSWKTPVKSIAESPKRSGSSKRFRGKENRGEKQSPNQKNILETPKRGVMRLSFPLKSEEPLAVTTQRRKSFSPMFDPDLVASYERELSQEKEQIKMVISPPDPFPEKCPPGGENSVVVYITTLRGIRKTFEDCNAVRSILDSHEVRYSERDVSMHSVFKEEIRGIMGTKQVKIPAVFVRGRMIGSVEEVVRLEEEGKLGILLECMPKARVSGCCCGCGGMRFVMCGVCNGSCKVMDAEKKDMVKCLECNENGLVLCPMCS, from the coding sequence ATGGGATGTGTTTCTTCAAAACCAGTGAAGAAGAAACTTGTAAGAGAGATCCGAGTCAACAACGGCGGCGACCACATCGTGTCTCTCACTTCAACTACTTACGGCCATCTCGATGTCCAACAACGAGCAGAGACTTCTCCTAAAGGCGATGACTTTGAATCCGAAAGGAGATCTAATGCACAGAGAGAGGATCCAGAGATTATCAACACGTGGGAGCTTATGGAAGATCTCGAAGATTCGACGAAGGTTAGCCCCAAATCTCGTGGGATCTTCGGGAAATCGTGGAAGACTCCGGTGAAATCGATTGCGGAGTCTCCTAAGAGGAGTGGTAGTAGTAAGAGATTCAGGGGAAAAGAAAACAGAGGAGAGAAACAGAGTCCGAACCAGAAGAACATTCTTGAGACTCCAAAGAGAGGCGTGATGCGTTTGAGTTTCCCTCTCAAATCAGAAGAGCCTTTAGCGGTTACTACGCAGAGGAGGAAGAGTTTTAGTCCAATGTTCGATCCAGACCTCGTGGCTTCTTACGAGAGGGAGTTGTCTCAGGAGAAAGAACAGATCAAGATGGTGATCTCTCCTCCAGACCCTTTCCCGGAGAAATGTCCGCCGGGAGGAGAGAACTCGGTGGTCGTCTACATAACGACGCTTAGAGGGATAAGGAAGACGTTCGAGGACTGCAACGCGGTGAGATCGATACTTGATTCGCACGAGGTTCGGTACTCGGAGAGGGATGTGTCGATGCACTCTGTTTTCAAGGAGGAGATTAGAGGGATCATGGGGACGAAGCAGGTGAAGATACCGGCGGTTTTCGTGAGAGGGAGGATGATAGGGAGCGTTGAGGAGGTGGTGAGGTTGGAGGAGGAGGGTAAATTGGGTATTTTGCTTGAGTGTATGCCTAAGGCGAGGGTAAGCGGTTGCTGCTGTGGGTGCGGTGGGATGAGGTTTGTGATGTGTGGGGTTTGTAATGGAAGCTGTAAGGTTATGGATGCGGAGAAGAAGGATATGGTTAAGTGCTTGGAGTGTAATGAGAATGGCTTGGTTCTTTGTCCAATGTGTTCGTAA
- the LOC106319372 gene encoding iron-sulfur assembly protein IscA-like 2, mitochondrial — MSRSLVKRFVPYMSARIKENHRMLNRYSSVSSALKEASSSSMEAVHLSENCIRRMKELQSSEPEKKMLRLAVETGGCSGFQYVFELDHTTNPDDRVFEKKGVKLVVDNVSYDFVKGATIDYVDELIRSAFVVAENPAAVGGCSCKSSFMVKL; from the exons ATGTCTAGATCTCTTGTGAAACGCTTTGTTCCGTATATGTCTGCTCGTATCAAAGAAAACCATCGGATGCTTAATCGTTATTCTTCCGTTTCTTCTGCTCTCAAAGAAGCTTCTTCTTCTTCTATGGAAGCTGTTCATCTTAGCGAGAATTGCATCCGG AGGATGAAAGAGTTGCAATCTAGTGAGCCTGAGAAGAAGATGCTTCGATTGGCTGTAGAAACTGGAGGCTGCTCTGGTTTCCAGTATGTCTTTGAGCTTGATCATACCACCAATCCTGATGACAG GGTATTCGAGAAGAAGGGTGTGAAACTGGTTGTGGATAATGTCTCCTATGACTTTGTCAAAGGCGCTACCATTGATTACGTCGATGAACTCATCCGTTCTGCTTTCGTG GTAGCTGAGAACCCGGCTGCAGTGGGTGGATGCAGTTGTAAAAGCTCCTTCATGGTCAAACTCTGA
- the LOC106322902 gene encoding uncharacterized protein At5g03900, chloroplastic-like: protein MASVSTCLIISPRLTPPLFSPKHKPLTRLRSPLDHHHSFPRIFTSRRILAVKAASIDKVIKPGGLVESDKLPTDVRKRAMEAVDECGLRVTVGDVASRAGLKVTEAQKALQALAADTDGFLEVSDEGDVLYVFPRDYRSKLATKSLRIQIEPFLDKAKGAVDYLTRVTFGTALIASIVIVYTSIILLLSSRSEDDNRQRRRGRGYDSGFNFYFSPVDLFWYWDPNYYRRRRAREDEGKGMNFIESVFSFVFGDGDPNQGIEEERWQMIGRYITARGGVVAADELAPYLDLPSSKSSTSDESYILPVLLRFDGQPELDEEGNILYRFPSLQRTASGSSRRKEYVGKWFDFVADMDKFFKEKKWQFSKASSTERAMVIGLGAVNLFGVIVLNTLLKEMAFRPSGFITFVKNIYPLLQVYAGSFFVIPLVRWLSVKRKNDQIESRNKARLQFARALESPDITLRRKLLSARDMAQKTVIGKERIVYSTERDMIGQDYEAEEWDRRFRELDKSD from the exons ATGGCTTCTGTCTCCACATGCTTAATCATCTCCCCTAGGCTAACTCCACCCCTCTTCTCACCAAAGCACAAGCCTTTGACTCGCCTCAGATCTCCTCTCGATCATCATCACTCCTTCCCCAGAATATTCACCAGCCGTAGAATCTTGGCGGTTAAGGCGGCGAGTATAGACAAGGTAATCAAACCGGGAGGACTCGTGGAGAGCGACAAGTTACCTACAGATGTTCGAAAACGAGCAATGGAAGCTGTGGACGAGTGTGGTCTGAGAGTCACCGTCGGTGACGTGGCGAGCAGAGCGGGGTTGAAAGTCACCGAAGCTCAGAAAGCGCTTCAAGCTCTCGCGGCTGATACTGATGGGTTTCTCGAG GTATCGGATGAAGGTGATGTGCTTTATGTTTTCCCAAGGGACTATCGGTCTAAGTTGGCTACCAAGTCGTTACGGATACAGATTGAACCTTTTCTTGATAAAGCTAAG GGTGCTGTGGACTATTTGACACGTGTTACGTTTGGGACGGCGCTTATTGCGTCTATTGTTATCGTCTACACTTCAATTATACTCTTGCTTTCAAGCAGAAG CGAGGATGATAATCGTCAAAGGAGACGTGGGCGTGGATATGATTCTGGATTCAATTTCTACTTCAGCCCTGTTGATCTGTTTTG GTACTGGGATCCAAATTATTACAGAAGGAGACGAGCTCGTGAAGATGAGGGAAAGGGAATGAATTTCATTGAATCT GTTTTCTCCTTTGTGTTTGGAGATGGAGATCCTAATCAAGGAATTGAAGAAGAGAGGTGGCAGATG ATTGGGAGGTATATAACTGCTAGAGGAGGTGTTGTTGCAGCTGACGAACTTGCTCCATACCTTGATCTGCCATCTTCCAAGAGTTCTACG AGCGATGAATCCTACATTCTTCCTGTTCTTCTTCGGTTTGATGGTCAACCTGAGTTGGATGAAGAG GGAAACATACTGTATCGCTTTCCGTCGCTGCAACGCACAGCTTCTGGATCTAGTAGACGAAAGGAATACGTGGGGAAATGGTTTGACTTTGTTGCAGATATGGACAAGTTTTTCAAGGAGAAGAAATGGCAATTCAG TAAAGCAAGTTCGACAGAGAGAGCAATGGTCATTGGCCTAGGCGCTGTTAACCTCTTTGGTGTTATTGTTCTAAACACCCTCCTAAA GGAGATGGCTTTCAGACCAAGTGGATTTATTACATTTGTTAAAAACATATATCCACTACTACAG GTATACGCAGGTTCATTCTTTGTGATCCCTTTGGTTCGGTGGCTTTCAGTGAAGAGGAAAAATGATCAGATAGAGAGTAGAAACAAAGCTCGGCTGCAGTTTGCACGAGCGCTTGAATCTCCAGATATCACACTACGCCGTAAG CTGCTGAGCGCAAGGGATATGGCTCAGAAGACAGTAATAGGGAAGGAGAGGATAGTGTACAGTACAGAGAGAGATATGATTGGACAAGACTATGAGGCAGAGGAATGGGACAGAAGATTCCGAGAATTGGACAAATCAGATTGA